GCAAGTGTGTCATCCTGGAAGACAGTATTTGGGATTTTATGTAGGTacattaagagaaaaaagtgaacaaaagcGGGCTAATCTAGAACACTGCAGTATGCTTAACATGTACTTTCTAGTAAGTTTGTATTATGCCTTTATCTTGGTACTTTAATCTTCTGTTCTCAGTTGATCTTTCTACATTGTATTTTaaatcctactaaaaatataaagcccTGAATTAataaaggattaaataaaacTTGTATATTTCGCTGCAATTCTGGGGAAAAAAGAGGGTAGGGGGGATTGTCTGGGGTAGTGACTGAAAATTGTTAACAGGTTCTTACCAAGGATTAAGACAACCGCATAATCAGATGTCAGTGGTTACCAAACCTATGAATCACCTGGTGTGCTCTCACCCCCGGTGATTTGGATCAGTGGAACTATGTGGCGTTTAAGGAATATACAATATGTATTGacgtatatatatttgtgtgtgtgtgttgaaaccTTCAGGGTTAAATAAGTTTGAACAGTTTAGAAAACATTACTGTTTAAGGTGTCCGTCCACTCTCAAATACAAAGGCCTTTAGAACTTCTCTAATTTACAGTCCAGAAGACTGTAAAATTCCCAACTACAACAACGAGAAACTGTCTACACATCAACACTTGACTAAAAAGCTTTACTATGCATGACAACAGCCTTTGCATTACTCTACTGATACCACTTAACGTCTTGAGACCCAGCAATAAGTATCTATAGATTCACAGCACCTGAAATAATACCAAATTGAGACAAAAAGGCTACGTAAActaaaaattgcttgaaccacagAATCGAGATGTGCAGGTGTGGGATTAAAGAGTACTATACATGGTTAGGCGTGGTCTAAAAACTATTAAGAATGTTTCAGGTTACTACACAATTTTGCGAGCTCATGACAAATACAattaacactttttttctcaACCCTCCTGAGCATATTTACATTTACCGCACCCGTAGCATTCCTTCTCACTTTGAAAAAGGCAAATTACGTGCacatgatcgtgtcactgcatgGTAGTTCGACTAAGCTACAGATTATAGACTTACCTTGTATTCCACTCAggtcatctgaaaaaaaaaaagggtaggtGCTGTGGGAAACCCGTAAGTAGAACCCAGAGAAATAAGTGGGAAAACAGCTTCTTTCACTGAGGCAGGTGAGTAGCTCTGAAAAGAGCCTTTGGAATCAAGCAGCCGGCGACTCCCTTCGGGAGCGGGCGAGCGCCAGGTCCCGGCAGGGGCAAACTTGGAGCTGGTGTACTCGGTGAGCGCCTCGGTGCCCTGGGACACGGCGCGCTTGGCCAGCTGGCCGGGCAGCACCAGGCGCACGGTGGTCTGGATCTCGCGGGACGTGACGGTGGAGCGCTTGTTGTAGTGCGCCGGGCAAGGACTAcgccgcggccgccgccgccgccgcgatGAGCCGGGAGATGTCTTTGAGGAAGAAGTTCAAGATGCCCACGGCCTTGGACGAGACGCCGGTGCACCTCGTACACCCACACGGAGCAGCTCTCCCTGCGGCTGCGCTTGCGCTTCTCGCGGCCCTTCTTTCGCACTTCGGTAACCTTGGGAGGCGGGGCGGACTCTGCAGGCTCAGGCATGGCCAGCCGCACTGGCGACACAGACCCCCCGCCACCAAGAACGCAAGCACCGCCGCGGGACCGGGTTCTACCGGAAGCCAGGATGCACTTGCACTTAGGGAGACCGAGCGCACAGGAAAGTTCCCAAGACGCTGCGTTGTGATTCGCGAGTTTTCCGCGGCGCCCAACGCCAGGGAGACGAGATTATGTAAATGAGTGGATTCTGGCGGAGCTATCCTATTGGCCATCCGGACAAACGGTACTTGAGCCAATCAAAGTGCTCCGTGGACAATCGCAGTTGTGTCTATAAAAGGGTGAGGCGGCGGCGTCTTGGGCGACTTTCCCGGTCGTCAGGCAGGAGGTTTTTCTGAGTGAGTCCTATCGGCTGCAGTCGCTGGCATGTCTGGCCGTGGCAAGCAAGGAGGCAAGGCCCGCGCCAAGGCCAAGTCGCGCTCGTCCCGCGCTGGCCTGCAGTTCCCGGTGGGGCGAGTGCACCGCCTGCTGCGCAAAGGCAACTACGCGGAGCGGGTGGGGGCCGGCGCGCCCGTCTACATGGCGGCGGTCCTGGAGTACCTGACCGCCGAGATCCTGGAGCTGGCGGGCAACGCGGCTCGGGACAACAAGAAGACGCGCATCATCCCCCGTCACCTCCAGCTGGCCATCCGCAACGACGAGGAGCTGAACAAGCTGCTGGGCAAAGTCACCATCGCCCAGGGCGGCGTGTTGcccaacatccaggccgtgcTGCTGCCCAAGAAGACGGAGAGTCACCACAAGGCCAAGGGCAAGTGAGGCTGCCGTCCGGAAGCCCAGCGCGGCCCGCGTCTCGAAGGGGCACCTGTGAACTCAAAAGGCTCTTTTCAGAGCCACCCACGTTTTCAAATAAAAGAGTTGTTAACGACGGCTACGTACTCTGGACGCAGCCTTTCTCGGTAGCAAACAAGGGACCTGGGGGTGACGGGTCGGAGGGGGCGGGTGTGCCGTGTTGCATGCCGTCCCAGGGCTTCCCGGCGCAGGTGGAGGCACCAAACGTCCTGGGCGCCGCGGTCCACTCAGCCACAGGCGCCACCCACCGCGCTTCAGCGTTGTGCGCAAAGCGCGCGCTTCCCCGGCGCTCTCCGCGGAGCCGCGGCCGGCCACTTAGACCTCCTCAAGCGTAAGCGGGAGGTGCTCCTCGCCTCCGCCCACCACGCGGAGGGCCCCGAGTGGCTAGTGCTGCCCGGTGTGGCCGAGCTGGGTCTTGGCTTTGCTGAGCTGACCTAGTCttggtttccatttttgttttccgGGCGGAGAGTAGCGGCCTCGGGGGCGGAATCCTGCGCCCTGGGGACGGACACGTCTCTCACCCAAAaggcaccccccccccccccccacccaacAGGCGAAGTAGCGACTCGGGGTGGAAACGGAAGAAGGTTCCCGGCGGGAGCTGCAGGGCGCAGCGAGAAAGGGGGCTATCGCGGACAGCGGGTTCTAAGGAAGTGAAGGGCGTACAGGCAACAATCTAACACAAGCGGCCATGGAAAACTACTTTGACCccgaaagaaagggggaaaacgCTTGCAAAACAGAGGGGGCCGACTGGAAAGTAGAAAGCGAGGCGGGTGGGCGGGG
The DNA window shown above is from Callithrix jacchus isolate 240 chromosome 18, calJac240_pri, whole genome shotgun sequence and carries:
- the LOC128930140 gene encoding histone H2A type 2-A, producing the protein MSGRGKQGGKARAKAKSRSSRAGLQFPVGRVHRLLRKGNYAERVGAGAPVYMAAVLEYLTAEILELAGNAARDNKKTRIIPRHLQLAIRNDEELNKLLGKVTIAQGGVLPNIQAVLLPKKTESHHKAKGK